One segment of Paenibacillus sp. FSL R7-0337 DNA contains the following:
- the cdaA gene encoding diadenylate cyclase CdaA, with translation MSYFTDLTWKESIKDIIDILIVSYIIYKVLNMVRGTRAVQLLKGILVLVVIWGGSTLLDLYTLKWLMNQMFTFGVFAIFIIFQPELRRGLEQLGRGKFFGRNAESDEEISKLIGEVIKAVNYLAVRKIGALIVFERATGLNEYTESGIAMRSEVSSELLINIFIPNTPLHDGALIMQGSQIAAAACYLPLSENPFISKELGTRHRAAIGISEVADSVSVVVSEETGQISLAINGQIVRDIKEESLISKLHQELSASSSPLMEKSSAFWRRRGNKDNG, from the coding sequence ATGAGCTACTTTACTGACCTTACATGGAAAGAATCCATTAAAGATATAATCGATATTCTAATTGTCAGCTACATTATCTATAAAGTGCTCAATATGGTGCGCGGGACGCGGGCGGTTCAGCTGCTGAAGGGGATTCTGGTGCTGGTCGTGATCTGGGGCGGCAGTACGCTTCTCGACTTATACACGCTGAAATGGCTGATGAACCAGATGTTTACGTTCGGGGTGTTTGCGATCTTTATTATTTTTCAGCCGGAGCTGCGGCGGGGGCTGGAACAGCTGGGCCGGGGCAAGTTCTTCGGGCGGAATGCGGAGAGCGATGAGGAGATCAGCAAATTAATCGGCGAAGTGATTAAAGCCGTGAATTATCTGGCTGTCCGTAAAATCGGGGCATTGATCGTATTCGAACGGGCTACGGGGCTTAATGAATATACGGAGTCAGGGATTGCCATGCGCTCTGAGGTCAGCTCGGAGCTGCTGATTAATATCTTCATTCCCAACACGCCGCTGCATGACGGGGCGCTGATTATGCAGGGAAGCCAGATCGCGGCGGCCGCCTGTTACCTGCCGCTCTCGGAGAATCCGTTCATCAGCAAGGAGCTGGGAACCCGGCACCGTGCCGCCATCGGTATCAGCGAGGTAGCAGACTCGGTGTCTGTGGTCGTCTCCGAGGAGACGGGGCAGATCTCACTGGCCATTAATGGACAAATTGTCCGGGATATCAAGGAAGAGTCCCTGATCTCGAAGCTGCACCAAGAGCTGAGCGCAAGCAGCTCGCCCCTGATGGAGAAGAGCTCTGCTTTCTGGAGACGGAGGGGGAATAAAGACAATGGATAA
- a CDS encoding CdaR family protein has translation MDKWMKNNNFNKILALALGIILWTIVHVDTAPTYQTTVNNESKTIENVKVEIEGFDSEKYVLTKDVDSVRMEVMGKKSDLTYKFSDAYRVWLDLKDVKPGDNTLPLMYSTPSGVTLEAMVPNQVNVHIEPRTTKSFPVSLNITGEPAAGYEVGSPVIDPESVEVTLPASDLGRVAKVQGKVELEGQNETFSEKKLKLFALDSKGNELEDAVIEPSTVAVEVPVTLPSKTLPLDISFTGSLPASLVLSRVTPEQDMVTVYGSAETLKTLSSYEAVLDLSAIKNAGTEQMKLELKPPEGTGKIEPAAMTVAVSAAEITQRTLSAIPIKLEGVSSGLTARILEPGSAAMDLTLSGAPTLLDQLDQDSISVVADVGGLTAGVYDVTLQVSLPRFISLQNAASQLVAKVELVAPAAPAATAAPDSSPASSSPTPEPSAEPASVDETLVEPTPEHTTEIIEETPMPTHIPPETAEPTPPASGNNTDSTGGT, from the coding sequence ATGGATAAGTGGATGAAGAACAATAACTTCAACAAGATCCTTGCCCTGGCTCTAGGGATTATTCTGTGGACCATTGTGCATGTGGATACTGCACCAACGTACCAGACTACGGTTAATAACGAATCGAAGACGATTGAGAATGTCAAAGTGGAGATTGAAGGCTTCGACAGTGAGAAGTATGTACTGACCAAGGATGTGGATAGCGTCAGGATGGAGGTGATGGGCAAAAAGTCTGATCTGACCTATAAGTTCTCCGATGCTTATCGGGTATGGCTGGACTTGAAGGATGTGAAGCCCGGCGATAACACGCTTCCGCTGATGTATTCGACTCCGAGCGGTGTAACCCTGGAAGCTATGGTCCCGAATCAGGTGAATGTGCATATCGAGCCGCGGACGACGAAGTCTTTTCCTGTCTCGCTGAATATAACGGGAGAGCCGGCAGCAGGTTATGAAGTGGGCAGTCCTGTGATTGACCCGGAATCCGTGGAGGTTACCCTTCCGGCAAGTGATCTTGGGCGGGTAGCGAAGGTACAGGGAAAGGTGGAGCTGGAGGGGCAGAATGAGACTTTCAGCGAGAAGAAGTTGAAGCTCTTCGCTCTGGACAGTAAGGGGAATGAGCTGGAGGATGCGGTCATTGAACCCTCTACAGTAGCTGTGGAAGTACCTGTTACCCTCCCGTCCAAAACCTTGCCGCTGGACATCAGCTTCACCGGCAGTCTGCCCGCTTCACTCGTGCTGTCCAGGGTAACGCCTGAACAGGATATGGTAACAGTGTACGGCAGTGCAGAGACCCTTAAGACCTTATCCTCATATGAGGCAGTACTGGATTTGAGCGCTATCAAGAATGCGGGTACAGAGCAGATGAAGCTGGAGCTTAAGCCGCCGGAGGGCACCGGCAAGATTGAGCCTGCGGCAATGACTGTAGCGGTCTCTGCGGCGGAGATTACCCAGCGGACCCTCTCTGCTATCCCCATCAAGCTGGAGGGCGTCAGCAGCGGGCTGACAGCCCGTATCCTAGAACCTGGAAGCGCCGCTATGGATCTGACCCTATCAGGGGCGCCAACTTTGCTGGACCAGCTCGACCAGGATAGTATCAGCGTGGTTGCAGATGTCGGGGGGCTTACGGCTGGTGTCTACGATGTTACGCTGCAGGTGTCGCTCCCCCGGTTCATTAGCCTGCAGAATGCCGCCTCGCAGCTTGTTGCGAAGGTGGAGCTGGTGGCGCCTGCTGCTCCGGCCGCGACTGCCGCGCCGGACAGCAGCCCGGCCTCGTCGTCGCCTACACCGGAGCCCAGCGCTGAGCCTGCATCCGTGGACGAGACGCTCGTAGAGCCAACCCCGGAGCATACTACCGAGATTATAGAGGAGACGCCGATGCCGACACATATTCCGCCCGAGACTGCTGAACCAACGCCGCCCGCAAGCGGCAATAATACCGACAGTACGGGAGGAACGTAA